TGAGATTAAAAATACTCTCTTTACACCAGCCATTCACGAGCCATTTTGTAATTAACTGACTAATTCGCATTGGCTGTTCCACCATATCACACACCAATAAATCAATGGTGGTACGTTTTGGTGGCTGGAATTTGAAACCGTCTTCTGGACAATGATCAATACGCCCTGTGTCGTGCAAACTATCCGCCATTTTACCGTGATCCACACAATACACAAACACATCTCGTTTCACTAATTGATACGTCCAACCACCAGGACAAGCCCCTAAATCCACCGCTTTAACATTTTCATTAAAATGCCAGCTTTCTTCTGATTTTGGGATAAAGGTTAAAATAGCTTCTTCTAATTTTAACGTTGAGCGGCTTGGTGCTTCATTTGGAAATTTTAATCGCATAATGCCCATTGGATTTGAAGAACGGTTATCATTATAGGCATAACCCACATAACAACAGCCTGAACGTACAAAGAGAATTTGTAATGTAATGCTATTTTGACGTTGTGAGCCAGTATGTAACCAGCCTTGTTTCTTCAGGGCGTTACGTAATGGAATGGTAAATTTACGGCAAAATTTTGAAAGCTCTTTTGCCTCGTTAGTATCCGGTGTTTCAACCACTAAATCGCTACTTTTTACTGGATTAAAATGCTCATTTTTATTTGCCAAATACTGCTCTAAAATCGGTGTAATACGATCATTTTCAGGTAAATTTTCTAATAAATCCCCAACAACGATCATTTGACGCACGAAGATCAAATCACTCAAAGGCAACTCTTGAGCAAGTCTATCCGCATCGCCTTGCTGATAGCATTCAAAAATCACATAGCCCGTATTTTCTTTTAGTTTAGTAAAGCCATAAACGCCCAGTTCAGTCGCTTTATCCGAAATCTCGCCCGCCACTTCTTTTTCAAATCCAGCTCGGCAATAGAGTGCAAGTTTGTTCATATTATTCCTTTTATTTTTATAGTGAATTAAATTGAGAATGAAATAATAAATTTATTATATTTAATGTAGTGACGCATTATATACGCCCAAATGAATAATTTAGATAATAGAGGGGATATAATATGCCCCTACACATCAGGAATTAAATTTGATACAAAATAATTATTTCTGTAAATTTCTAGTGTTGATTTTAGTTTGGCTGATTATAATAAAAAACCACTTGTATTACTACAAGCGGTTTGTTTTTGTCATGATTTTACAAATTTTAATCTTTTGTTCAATAGTTTTGATAATCCAAACAAGACCATTAAAAACCCATTGAGACATTCGCTAAAAATTCATTGATGATTCTTTGAACTTTCTGTGCTTTTTTAAAAGAGGTTCTAATGAAAAGATGATTTTTAACATTAGAGGCGATAAAAACATCATAACCTTTACCACGAGCGGAAGGTTCAGCTTTCACATAGAGATTGATGATCTTATAATCCATTAGCGTTGGCATAAAGAAGAAATTTCCAAATAATACACGTTCTCTATACTCTGTTATTGTGCGTTGTTTACGATTAATTTTTAGCTCTATTATGGCGGGTTTTATATTTATAAATACAAAAAGTATAAAGGCGAGAAGCAACAAGTAAGGCGTAATATTTGAATCACGAAGATAAAGTGCCCTCAGAATCATTAACCCTATCACACCCGTGCCGATAAATCGCCATAAAAAATATTGGCGAATAGTCAAAACATTATCTTCTTGTGAAATTTTTAATCTCCCCTGACTCAATAATATTTTTCGCATATTCCCCTCTTTTTTCAACCGCTTGTTTTTACCATTCCTTTTGTCACAGTCGTGCTTCTTTTAATCAAAGATATATAGTATGAAATACGACATATCAAAAATTAAATTTGATAAAAAATAACGACTTATATACATTTCTAAGGCTGGTTTTAACTTGGTTGATTATAATAAAAAACCACCTGTATTACTACAAGCGGTTTATTTTTGTTACGATTTTGCAAATTTTAGTCTTTTGAATAAAAAGCTAAAAACTCATTGATAATTCCTTGAATTTTCTGTGCTTTTTTAAAAGATAGCTTCATTATAATAGCATTTTTCTCATTTGGCGAGATAACCACACCGCTACCTCCACCACGAATAGAGCATTCAAGCTTTACTGTTGTATCTGTTAGATCATACTCTTTTTGATATGACATAAAGAAAACCACTCGGGCTTTATGCTCTATGATCTTTTGTCACTGACGATCAATAGTTAACGTTGTCATTGCTGCATTTCCATTTATAAATGGGATAGCCATAAAAAGTATAAATAAAGCAGGTGGCATTTTTATGCTCGGATCATCAAGGTAATTTGCGATCAAAAACAGCATTAAAACAGCAATAAACATTCCAACAAATCGCCATAAATTACTTTGGCGAATAATCAAAATATCATTTTGTTGTGAAATTTTTAATCCAATTTGACTCAACAATACCTTTTGCATATTCCACCTTCTTTCAATCGCTTATTTTTGTACTTCCTTTTGTAATGGTGGCACTTCTCTGCCCATTCTTTGATAGAACTCAACCACGAAATCATCAAAACGATCTTCATCAATAGATTGACGAATTTCTGCCATTAAACGTTGATAGTAGCGTAAATTATGGATCGTATTTAATCTTGCCCCTAAAATTTCCCCACATTTATCTAAATGATATAGATAGGCTTTGGTGTAGTTTTTACAAGTATAGCAATCGCAGTGTGGATCTAATGGGCTTGTATCTTCACGGTATTTGGCGTTACGGATTTTTACCACGCCATCAGTGACAAATAAATGACCATTTCGTGCATTACGTGTTGGCATTACACAGTCAAACATATCAATTCCACGACGCACGCCTTCCACTAAATCTTCTGGCTTACCTACGCCCATCAAATAACGTGGTTTATCTGCTGGTAATAGTGGGCAAGTAAATTCTAAAATACGGTGCATATCTTCTTTTGGTTCGCCAACGGCTAAGCCACCAACC
This DNA window, taken from Phocoenobacter uteri, encodes the following:
- the rlmM gene encoding 23S rRNA (cytidine(2498)-2'-O)-methyltransferase RlmM, whose translation is MNKLALYCRAGFEKEVAGEISDKATELGVYGFTKLKENTGYVIFECYQQGDADRLAQELPLSDLIFVRQMIVVGDLLENLPENDRITPILEQYLANKNEHFNPVKSSDLVVETPDTNEAKELSKFCRKFTIPLRNALKKQGWLHTGSQRQNSITLQILFVRSGCCYVGYAYNDNRSSNPMGIMRLKFPNEAPSRSTLKLEEAILTFIPKSEESWHFNENVKAVDLGACPGGWTYQLVKRDVFVYCVDHGKMADSLHDTGRIDHCPEDGFKFQPPKRTTIDLLVCDMVEQPMRISQLITKWLVNGWCKESIFNLKLPMKKRYHEVQRCLKFMTDTLTEQNIQFKLQAKHLYHDREEITVFIKVKKQY